A window of Clostridiisalibacter paucivorans DSM 22131 genomic DNA:
AGCACCACTTCCTTCCAGGTGCTTAAGAAGTGTCTTCCTGGTTTCCTTATACTCCGGTCCATTCATCCCGATACGGATCAGCCAGGTTCTAAGGGCATACTTGGGATTATCATCTTGGGCCTGTTTGTAGGATGCGCGGTTTAAGGTTCTTCCGTAGTTCGCTATGAGAACACATAAATCCTGAAGTGCCTTGATCCTTTCTGGATTCAAGTTTGAGCTGTGAAGTTTGAAGGTGAACGTCTTCTCATTAAAATCAATCTGAAATCCTGGACACCTGTTTGTCCCCAGTTCTTCAAGGGCTTCTTTAAGCGCCTCCAAATCTTTAATCTCTGGCTTATTCAGGTCTTCTGCAAACCCATCATCCATGAAGGCTTCCTCTGTTTCAAAAGCCATCATGATAAGCCGCTGCTTGCTGCAAAGCATGTTGATGATATTCTTCAGGCTATCAGCTGTGTGATCTTCAAAGTTTAATTTAACTTCGACCCCACTAAGTTCTTCTAGCAGATTAGTCGATTCAGCATTTTGAGCTGCCTCATGAGTTTCAGTTTGATTCATCTGCACTTCATCACTTTCCTCTTGATCAGTCAGTGGCTCTGGTTCTAATTGTTGATTCAGGATTTCTTCCATGGTGATGGGCTCTCCATCGCCTCTCGTAATACCACCATGTCTGTCTATGGTGTAGACTTCATTTTCTGTTCTGATTTCATAAGCAAAGCTTGGAACACTTAGGTACTTGGGTTTCACGCCAAAGTGCTCGCCCAGTTGTTTGATCATTTCTTTCCGGTCCATATTCATACCTCCTTCGTTTTGGTACTTACATATATCACTCTAAACACAGGATATAGCAAGCGATATATTTTCATTTTTGGAATTGGAAATTCTACCATTGAATTGGTAATTTCTTTCATATACCATAGTAGTAACAACCTAGGAGGTGCAAATGAAATCAACAGGCATTGTTCGGAAAGTTGATCAGCTTGGAAGAATCGTCATCCCAAAAGAACTAAGAGACACACTCGGCATCGATCAGAAATCACCACTTGAGATTTTCACCAGTGAAGATACCATCATCCTCGGCAAGTACGAGCCACAGTGCGCAATCTGCGGTAATGCAAAAGGCACTCGCAAATTCAAAGGAAAGCTCATCTGCAATAATTGTATTGCCTTTATCAAAGAAGCAGGCCGCTAAGCCTGCTTTTTGCTTTTTCAGTTTTTATAGTTCAAGACCAGTGTAACGAGGATAATCATATCCTTCTGTATTGACCAGGACCTTCTCTCCCGTGTCGATGTTTACGACTCTGATGCATCTGATTTTACCTTCTTGGTCCATCCCACCATCTTCATGGGAGATCCAAGGCTGATCTTTGAAAAAGTCCTGGGCAAAATCTCTGAACTCTTCATCCTTTAGAATCACTTCTCTCGTGATGGTGTATGGCTGACCTTTCTTTCCCTCTTTGATGGCTTGGTGGGTGAGTTCTTTCAGCTCTACTAGGTCACACACTTTTCTACCAAATAATGCTTTCATCACTTTCTCCCTCCCACTCTTTTGAAGTACCCTGTTTCCAGAAATTCCTCAATCTCGCCTGGGGTGTAGATCAGGCATTCATCATCACTTTCTTCAATGGGGGCAAGGATAAAATCTCGATCCCATTTCCCAGCGATTTCATAAACCTTACCACTTCTGCTTTCAAACCTGTCTTTCTTTTGAATCATCATTTCCTTGACCTCCTTGCATTTTGTTTGCTTTCGGTACTAACATATATCACTCAAAAGCTACATATATGCAAGTCTTTTCTTGAGAAATGATGTATATTCTCAAGCTTACAGAAAACTCGGTGGATGCTTCTTGATGGCTTTCTCACTGATGGCCAGAGCATCTTCTATAAATGCTTCATCAAATCCGGCAGCCCTATAACCTTCTTTCACAGTCTCAAGATAACTTCTGCTTGGAAGGTTGAGATGGATTCTATCTAGAATCTTATCGGTCATGATGTACACCATGGCTGTAATGGTAGCTCCATCTTCCAAGGTGACTTTCACATCTTCCTTTTCATAAAACCTCGGATAGCCTTCGTAAAAGTCCAGTGCCTTTTCATCTTCCGGCTCAAGCTCCCAAACAACCACTGGAACTTTACCACCACGTTTTTTCTCAATGGTACAGTAGGCGTTTTCCATCTGACCCTTGAATAACAGACGGTATCCTTTTAGCATCCCTTTGCCGTAAAGCTTAGCCGTTGGACACCTCATGGCCATTTGACCGATATTGAGATTGGACCCGTAGGCCACGTTTAGTCTTTTTTCCACTTTCATCATCACTTCATCCTTTCTTAAAGAGCGGTTTATCCCCTTCATCTTCGCCTGTGTGGGCTTTTGTTCGTAGATGGGAACCCTTCTACCACCTTAAGAGCGGTCTCCCGCTCAGTGGGTTTAAAGGCGCCGCCTTTTTTATCTATGCGGCTGTACGAAATCTCCAGGCTGCACTGCCATCCAGGTGCTTGCAAAGGTGCTCTCTGCAGTTCTTGAAATCGTCTCCGATAAAACCGATTCGGTTAAGCCAGGTTCTCATGGAGAACTTTGGGTTTTCAATCTGTGGCTTCTTGCTGCTGGCACTCTTTTGAGTCAAGGCCTGATGGTTCATCGCAAGGCTTAAGGCAACGTAGCTTCGAATCTTTCCTGCGTGAAGGGTTCCGTTGAATCCCCTAAGCTCAACCGTTCCGCATCCGTTAAAAAGGCTGTGAAGGTTTAGAAAATGGTATCGGCTTTCATGGTAGTGTCTTTCTCTTCTCTCGCTGTAGTCTTGGTACCAGATGTCTTCAATCTGCTTCATGGTGGTTGGCTTTTTCTTGTTCATTCTCTCAACAAGGCGTTGGTCCATCTTTTTGCAGTAGTGCATTCTTCTTCTCTCTATTTGAAGGGCATCGTATAAAAGGTCGTTTCTTGAGTAGATAATGTTCATGAAGTTTCTGATGGACCTTGGTGTGTGGTCCCTGCCGTCCAGGTGGATGTGAATGCCGGTGCAGTTTTGCTGTTCTGAAAAAGCTCCGGCTTTCCTGAGTTTTCTTACAATCTCCTGAAGGCTTGCCATATCCTTTTCGTAGGTTAGGATTGGGCTGACCAGTTCGACGCTGTATTCTTTTGAGGCTGAAACCTTATGGCCGCCTACTTTCTTTTGAGTGGTTATGCTTCCGTCATACATCACTTTCCACTTTCGTCCATCGGATGCTGTGATTCTGAAGGTTCCGTAGTAATCGTGAAGTTCTTCGAGGCTACCGCCTAAATGCTCTGCTACAATCTTTGCCGCTTTTCTTCTCGTGATTCCTGTAAATTCAATCTCGATGCCGAAGTTGCTCTTTAAAAAATCCTTGTTTGCCATGGTATTTTCCCCTTTCTCATTTAGGTGTGTTTCTTTGGTCATGTACATATATCACTCTAAACGAGATATATAGCAAGTTAATAATGAGGAAAATACTGTATTTATTTATACATCTTGAATTTCTGATGGTTTCTCAACACTACTGATATGAACCTTTTCGCCCTCACGAAGTACATATACATCATCATCTGTCCCAACCTGCTCAATGTATCTTTTAACAATAACGGTGGCATACTTGGGGTCGAGTTCTAGTGTATAGGCGATTCGGTCGATCTGCTCACAGGCAATAAGTGTAGAACCACTGCCACCAAATAGGTCCATAACAATCCCGTTAACCTGGGATGAATTCTTTATCGGGTAGCAAAGAAGCGGTACCGGCTTCATGGTTGGATGCTCACCATTCTTTTTTGGTTTATCGTAGTTCCAGACTGTCGTTTCAGATCTACCAGTGAACCACTTGTGTTTCCCACCTCTAAGCCATCCGAAGAGAATCGGTTCATGGATCCAGTTGTATGGACTCCTTCCAAGGACCAGGGAATTCTTCTTCCAGATACACACACCACTTAAGTGGAAGCCTGCTTCAATGAAGGCCTTCCTGAAATTGAGTCCTTCCGTATCTGCATGAAAAACATAGATGGATCCGCCGGGAGCAGTATGGTCTGCCATGTTCTTAAAGGCAGCAAGCAGGAAACTATAGAAGGTGTCGTTGTCTTGTTTATCATTTTGGATCTTAAGTCCGCTGGCACTTTCGAAGTCCACATTATAAGGCGGATCCGTCAGGACCAAATTAGCCTTCTTGCCATCCATGAGCTTTTCTACATCTTCAGGTTTCGTTGCATCACCACAAAGAAGACGGTGTCTTCCGAGGAGCCATACGTCTCCCGGCTTAACAAAAGCAGCTTCCTCTAATGCTTTATTCACATCGTAATCATCGTCTTTTGCATCCTTATCGTGAACCTGACTAAAGAGGTCTTCAATTTCTGCAGCATCAAATCCAGTAAGGGTCACATCGAAGTCCTGTGCTTCGAGATCTTTAATCAGATCAGCCAGAGCTTCAAACTCC
This region includes:
- a CDS encoding AbrB/MazE/SpoVT family DNA-binding domain-containing protein, coding for MKSTGIVRKVDQLGRIVIPKELRDTLGIDQKSPLEIFTSEDTIILGKYEPQCAICGNAKGTRKFKGKLICNNCIAFIKEAGR
- a CDS encoding gamma-glutamylcyclotransferase family protein: MMKVEKRLNVAYGSNLNIGQMAMRCPTAKLYGKGMLKGYRLLFKGQMENAYCTIEKKRGGKVPVVVWELEPEDEKALDFYEGYPRFYEKEDVKVTLEDGATITAMVYIMTDKILDRIHLNLPSRSYLETVKEGYRAAGFDEAFIEDALAISEKAIKKHPPSFL
- a CDS encoding amidoligase family protein; this encodes MANKDFLKSNFGIEIEFTGITRRKAAKIVAEHLGGSLEELHDYYGTFRITASDGRKWKVMYDGSITTQKKVGGHKVSASKEYSVELVSPILTYEKDMASLQEIVRKLRKAGAFSEQQNCTGIHIHLDGRDHTPRSIRNFMNIIYSRNDLLYDALQIERRRMHYCKKMDQRLVERMNKKKPTTMKQIEDIWYQDYSERRERHYHESRYHFLNLHSLFNGCGTVELRGFNGTLHAGKIRSYVALSLAMNHQALTQKSASSKKPQIENPKFSMRTWLNRIGFIGDDFKNCREHLCKHLDGSAAWRFRTAA
- a CDS encoding site-specific DNA-methyltransferase — translated: MKQDMIIRKVPVTDINPAEYNPRKDLKPGDPAYEKLKRSMTEFGYVEPIIWNEETGNIVGGHQRYKVLVAEGHMEVECVIVKMSPEREKALNVALNKVTGDWEFEALADLIKDLEAQDFDVTLTGFDAAEIEDLFSQVHDKDAKDDDYDVNKALEEAAFVKPGDVWLLGRHRLLCGDATKPEDVEKLMDGKKANLVLTDPPYNVDFESASGLKIQNDKQDNDTFYSFLLAAFKNMADHTAPGGSIYVFHADTEGLNFRKAFIEAGFHLSGVCIWKKNSLVLGRSPYNWIHEPILFGWLRGGKHKWFTGRSETTVWNYDKPKKNGEHPTMKPVPLLCYPIKNSSQVNGIVMDLFGGSGSTLIACEQIDRIAYTLELDPKYATVIVKRYIEQVGTDDDVYVLREGEKVHISSVEKPSEIQDV